In Streptomyces qaidamensis, one DNA window encodes the following:
- the lhgO gene encoding L-2-hydroxyglutarate oxidase: MRVRITYDCDVLVIGGGIVGLSTAYAITRAAPGTRVTVLEKEPGPARHQTGRNSGVIHSGIYYRPGSLKARYAVRGAAEMVKFCAEYGIPHAVTGKLIVATDRAELPRLHALVQRGRENGIPVRELGASQIAEYEPEVRGLAAIHVGTTGICDFVAVARQLAHGSGAEIRYGTRVVRVDRRPERGVAVLTAAGDVVRGRVLVNCAGLQCDEIARLTGDDPDMRIVPFRGEYYELARPELVRGLVYPVPDPAFPFLGVHLTRGIDGGVHVGPNAVPALAREGYGWGTVRPRELGSTLAWPGSWRIARRHWRYGAGELRRSLSKRAFTEAVGRLLPGVSEPDLVPTAAGVRAQAVLRDGTLVDDFLIREGARTVHVLNAPSPAATASLPIGREVARRALSAL, from the coding sequence CACGTGTCACCGTCCTGGAGAAGGAACCGGGCCCGGCCCGCCACCAGACCGGCCGCAACAGCGGCGTCATCCACAGTGGCATCTACTACCGCCCCGGCTCCCTCAAGGCGCGCTACGCGGTGCGGGGCGCGGCGGAGATGGTCAAGTTCTGCGCCGAGTACGGCATCCCGCACGCGGTCACCGGCAAGCTGATCGTCGCCACCGACCGCGCGGAGCTGCCCCGCCTGCACGCCCTCGTACAGCGCGGCCGGGAGAACGGGATCCCGGTGCGGGAGCTGGGCGCGTCCCAGATCGCGGAGTACGAGCCGGAGGTGCGGGGCCTCGCCGCGATACACGTCGGCACGACCGGCATCTGCGACTTCGTCGCGGTCGCCCGCCAGCTGGCCCACGGCTCGGGCGCGGAGATCCGCTACGGCACCCGGGTCGTGCGCGTCGACCGCCGCCCGGAGCGAGGAGTCGCCGTGCTCACGGCCGCGGGGGACGTCGTACGCGGGCGGGTCCTCGTGAACTGCGCCGGTCTGCAGTGCGACGAGATCGCCCGGCTCACCGGGGACGACCCGGACATGCGGATCGTGCCGTTCCGGGGCGAGTACTACGAACTGGCCCGGCCGGAGCTGGTGCGCGGCCTGGTCTACCCGGTGCCCGACCCGGCGTTCCCGTTCCTCGGGGTGCATCTCACGCGGGGTATCGACGGGGGCGTCCATGTCGGGCCCAACGCGGTGCCGGCGCTGGCCCGCGAGGGCTACGGGTGGGGCACGGTCCGCCCGCGTGAGCTGGGCTCGACCCTGGCTTGGCCCGGCTCCTGGCGGATAGCCCGCCGGCACTGGCGGTACGGGGCGGGCGAGCTGCGGCGCTCCCTGTCCAAGCGGGCCTTCACGGAGGCGGTGGGGAGGCTGCTGCCCGGGGTGTCCGAGCCCGACCTCGTACCGACGGCCGCGGGGGTGCGCGCGCAGGCGGTCCTGCGGGACGGAACCCTGGTCGACGACTTCCTGATCCGCGAGGGCGCCAGAACCGTCCATGTCCTCAACGCACCGTCTCCTGCGGCTACGGCGTCCTTGCCGATCGGCCGAGAGGTGGCACGGAGGGCGTTGAGCGCGCTGTGA
- the trmB gene encoding tRNA (guanosine(46)-N7)-methyltransferase TrmB, whose product MSDSANTPETPHPHTPGVSVRGTRAKGEPRFPDGPKADPAGSHFERRIRSFQPRRSRVTAGQADALQRLWPKWGLDIDGSRTLDLPELFGNDNPVVLEIGFGMGEATAQMAAADPATNILAVDVHTPGQGNLLSLADRNGLSNIRVGNGDAIILLREMLAPDSLSGLRVYFPDPWPKKRHHKRRIIQPDFLTLAATRLGPGALVHCATDWEPYAEQMLDVLTAHPDFENTQADGGFAPRPDFRPLTRFEGQGLDKGHVVNDLLFRRVQHVDQPPAGA is encoded by the coding sequence GTGTCTGACTCCGCGAACACCCCCGAAACCCCGCACCCGCACACCCCCGGTGTCTCCGTCCGGGGCACCCGGGCCAAGGGAGAGCCGCGCTTTCCCGACGGGCCCAAGGCCGACCCCGCCGGGTCGCACTTCGAGCGGCGGATCCGGAGTTTCCAGCCGCGGCGCAGCCGGGTCACCGCAGGTCAGGCGGACGCCCTGCAGCGGCTGTGGCCCAAGTGGGGCCTCGACATCGACGGCAGCCGCACCCTCGACCTGCCCGAGCTGTTCGGCAACGACAACCCCGTCGTCCTGGAGATCGGCTTCGGCATGGGCGAGGCCACCGCCCAGATGGCCGCCGCCGACCCCGCCACGAACATCCTCGCCGTCGACGTCCACACCCCCGGCCAGGGCAATCTGCTCAGCCTCGCCGACCGCAACGGCCTGTCCAACATCCGGGTCGGCAACGGCGACGCGATCATCCTCCTGCGCGAAATGCTCGCCCCGGACTCCCTCAGCGGTCTGCGCGTCTACTTCCCCGACCCCTGGCCGAAGAAGCGGCACCACAAGCGCAGGATCATCCAGCCCGATTTCCTCACCCTGGCCGCCACCCGACTCGGGCCGGGCGCGCTGGTCCACTGCGCCACCGACTGGGAGCCGTACGCCGAGCAGATGCTCGATGTCCTCACGGCACACCCCGACTTCGAGAACACACAGGCGGACGGCGGTTTCGCGCCGCGTCCCGACTTCCGTCCGCTGACCCGTTTCGAGGGCCAGGGACTGGACAAGGGACATGTCGTGAACGACCTCCTCTTCCGTCGCGTACAGCACGTGGACCAGCCCCCCGCCGGCGCCTGA